AGACATGGTTGTGCCAAACTATGAATGACTATTGACAGCGTCGCATATATTGTTGTGTGATCAACCTGCAAACCTGGTGTGCTGCTACTCGTAACTGGTGCTATAAATAAGATTGTGCTTAACCTTGGTTGCAGTAATCGCCATCTTATTTCGTGCAATCATGTATCTTCTATTCTGCTTGTTCTTGTGCTTCATTCAACGTGCATTCGTCTGCGAAAGCGTCTTGCACGTTTGAGATTTCCGGCACAGAAGAATGGGACCACGATGTTCTTGGTGATCagattatatatttatttatttactaatTAAACCCCACACATCGAAGTCCAAAAACCCACAGATCCAAGCGAGGGAAAGgggaaatttaaaattttgccaTCCTTGCCAATGGCGCTGGTCCAGTTGTCATCGTTATATCGGCTTTAACATATTTGCCACCGCTACAGTAACAAGAGCTTTATTTTTGCCATTTTGGCCCTCGTGGCGCACCATGTTGGCATGCCAGCGTGGACTGGGCACGGGAAAAGACCACCGTGCCCCTGCCCTCCCCTACATTCACTTGTGGACGGGCCCGGGCCGTCAGTCCCCATCCCGCCACCTCCCCCCTTTCCCTGATGCGGGATCCCCTCGCGCGCGCACCAAATCCAGGTGCTATCGTGCTAtcacgcggcggcgacggcgactctGGGCGACGGTGACGACGGGAGCTCCTGGTGGTTGGAAGAAGAGGGATTTGCAGGTAATCCACGGCCCAGTGCTGGCAGGAAGGTTAGTGTCCCCTCCCATTCCCCTTTCCTGCGCCTGCAGAATGTCAATTTGGtgagttagggttagggttgcaGTAGTAATTGTGGGGGATTTGGCTTTGGTGGGCTGATATCGTCCGTGTGGTGTCCCCAATATAGGCGGGTGATGTAGAACGCACTCGATCTAGAGTTGTGACCATGGAACCTGACAGTTGCCCCCCTTGGTATGTTCTTGGCGCAATACGTTTAGACTAGACAATTTTCTAACTCTGCAATGTTTACATTCGTGCCAGGATTCTTCCTGGCAATGCGTTTAGAGTAGTTCTTCACGTTGGTTCGTACACGGCGGATCTGGTAGAGATGGTTGCTTAGGAGCATGAATTATGGCTTGATAGGAGCACTGGGTACAATTTATCTCAGTTCTATGAGGATGTTGGTACAAAAAAAATCTGGGGTCCTTCGCAGACATTGGCACTATGGGTTTTGGACACAGATACTGGGTCAGAATGGAGAATCAGAAAGGATGAGCAATGGCAGGTAATGATGCAGGAAAAATGGGATGAAAGGGTGGCACATATTACTGTGGAGGTAGTAACCAAACAGGGATATGAGGTAAATGCTTCATCAGGTCCATCTAAGGGTGACAATACAGTTAATACTTCTGGGTCTGGTGTCACCAATGTGAATGGTTCTTCTTCTGAACCAAATGCAGAAGGTGTTGGTGATACCTGCACCTCTCCATCACAGCCTCCACCACAGCCACTTGAGGAGATAGCTCCAATAGATTGGTCTTTACTGACCATAATTACTAAAGAGGAGGATAAGAATGGTGATGTAAATGCCATAGCTGATGAGGAAGTGGTGTATGAGGCAATGGGATTCAGAGATGCTGATGAGAGGGGTGGGGAAGGTGGTACAGAAGAAATTCCAATTCCTGTCGTGGACAGTGACCTTCAGAGAGCTATGGATGAAGCTGCTATTCCTATTGATGACAAAGATCCTACTGAGCCTGTGTATGACTAGGATATGGACAATCCTGATATGTCAGTAGGTACACATTATCTGTGTATGTCTGACTTGAGGTTGGCAGTTAGACACCATGCTATTATGAATGAATTTGAGCTTGGCACAGAGAAATCAGACACAACCAGGTTTAGGGGATTCTGCAAGTGAGCAGGATGCCCATGGAAAATTAGAGCTAGGACTCAAGCTGATAAGAGTGTCAGGGTACTATTTTGAACTAACTATTAATCTTACAGTCCAGTTTGGATGTTTTGTTTGCCTTTATTCCTTGTAGCATGAGCATGTTTGTaacagatgttttttttttcagattcaAATTAACACAGGTGTCCACAATTGTGCTTCCAGAAGTAGGGTTTTAGGCGGGATGGCTTCAACTGCTTGGGTAGCAGAGAGGGCAATACCACTGCTAAAGAGGAAACCTGATCTGGGTGCTGCTGCTGTGAGGGATGAGCTTGAAGACAAGTACAGGATTAAAATCAATTACCAAACTGCCTAGAATGGTAGGCAAAGAGCATGTGACAAACTCTTTGGTAAAAAAAACTCTGGTAAGTGGGCTGACTCTTATGATTGGTTGTACAGATTCAAGGCTGAGGTAGAGATGAGAGCACCAGACAGTGTTGTAGAAATAGATACAGTCACAGTTGATGGCAAAGTGCATTTCACTAGATTCTTTTGTGCCCTAAAGGCTAGCATAGATGGATTCTTATTTGGATGTAGGCCATATATTAGTATTGATTCCACACATTTGAATGGACAGATGCCTACAGCTCAAGCATTAGATGGGCACAACTGGATGTTCCCTTTAACTTTTGGTTTGTTTGATGAAGTAACCAAAGAGAACTGGATATGGTTCATGAAAATGTTAGCTAAGGCATTAGGTCAAGTTCCAAGGTTAGCTATTTGCACTGATGCATGCAAAGGCCTTGGAGGAGCAGTGAAGCAGGTGTTTCCCTGGGCAGAGCAGCGAGAGTGCATGAGGCATCTCATGAATAACATGAAGAAGTACTACACTGGAGAGGTATATGGTAAGAACATGTGGCCTGTAGTTAGGGCATACTCTCCACATAGGTTTAAGTACTTTTTTGACAAGGTTTTGGCAGCAAGTGCTTCTGTAAGCAGCTGGTTGCAGCAACATGACAACCTGCTATGGGCCAGAAGTAAATTCAGTGCAGATATCAAATGTGACTGCATTAACAATAATTTGGCAGAGTGTTGGAATGCTTGGGTGAAGGATCTGAAAGATCTACCTCCACATTGCCTTGTTGATGCAATAAGAGAAAATTTAGTGGTGTTCATTGTTTAAAagtcgtcgcctaggcgtcgcctaggcgtcgcctagtcgTCCGGTCGCCCTCCAGGTACTGGGCGTCACGCTCGACTTACCAATCCGAGGTATGGCGTCCGACTTAGGTAGtttggcgtcgcctaggcgctATATGGCGACTTTGGACGCCTCACGGGTAGAAGACGACGCCATATCGCAGCGCGGGAGGAGCGCGCGGGAAAGCGCGACCCGCGCGGGGAGGAGCGCGCGGGAACGCGCGACCCGCGCGGGGAGACGCACGCGCGGAAGGATGACCCACGCTGGGGAAGGGCGAGAGCTGAGATTCAGATAgggaaagaagagaaaagggagagagggcggcggcgcacctgaaggttggcggcggcggacagCCTCCGTCTAGCCtttccctccccttcttctccgACTCCGGCGGATCTTCTGCCGGTCctttccttcctcttctccgcTTCCTCACCAGCAGCTTCCACCAAGGAGCCCAGGAATCCTCTCTTTGCTCTAGTCTCACGCGCTCGAcacccgcgctcgccgccgccgctctcacGCGCCTGGGCGCCGCTTCGCCCTCCCCCTCGGTCTCCGCTCTTGCCTCCccggcgcgctcgccgccgactcTGCCGCTCTCGCATCCCCCCTCCGCTCTGCAATAAGCTGGACCTCCTCAAGTCGCTGAACCTCCGGCCATCGAGCGCCACGAACAGCAGATCTGCCATTCACGTGGTCCTCCAGCGTCGGTGAGCCCTCAAATGAGTCCCccttctccccctctctcttttccccaccTCGCCATGCCCTCGGTCTGTCTGCTATGGACGCTAGGTCCTCAAGGTACCAAAAGGCCAAGTTCAGGCTTGAGTGCAGTCCATTCTAGCAGCTCAAACGATGGTGCTTTAGTCTGTACTCTCTGCCTCTGTTATTATATATTGTTGCTTTCTGCTTTGCTTTGTTTACTAATTGCGATGCCACTGCTTTGCTTTGTTTACAACTTGGTGCTATACTGCTATGCCCATTGCTCAACTATTTGTGCCCTGTAGGCCTGTACATTGTGTTTAGTTTATTGATTGATCCATGGTGCTATGCTAATTTCTTATTCAATTTACTCTGTGCTTTGTGCTTTGGCTGTCTAGTGCTCTGAACTATGTGCTCAACTGCTCATCTGATTAAGTGATTAGTTTAATCTGGCCAATTCTATCTTGTCTGCTAGCTTGATCTTTTAATATGCACTGTTGTCCTCAACATATTTTAATTATGTCTATGGTGGTTGGCTCTTTTCATGTACTATCTAGCAACAAAAAATGGCAACTCCAGCTGCCTCTGTCAACCCTGCATATGATCCCAAGACTGATCCAGCCAGGAAGCCCAAAAGGTCCAAGGACCCAGGCTGGAAGTATGGATATTGGGCAGACCTTGGTAACCGAGATGAGGTGACATGTACCCTATGTGGCACAATGGTTCATGGGGGCATAAAAAGGCTGAAGCAACATCTAGCAGGTGGCTTTGGAGATTCAAAAATATGCAGCGAAACTACTACAGAGATTAGGGTGGAGATGACAAATTACTTGGAAaaacacaagaggcaaaggccaATGTACCTAGATGATGAGGAAGAGCAGGTAGAGGAGAATGGAGAAGCAGATGTGGTCGTGGTAGAGGCAAGTGCACCTGTGAATGAAGTTGAATCCCAGGCCTCTAAAGTGATGCCAAGTTCAGGGACAGCAGCAAAGAAAAGGCGTGCAGCCTATTCATTCAAGGCTGTAGCAGTGAGCAAAGGCAAGGAAAAGCCAAAGGGAAACAAGACAATTCTTGAGATGTTAAGAAAATCACCTGAAGAAATAGTCGATGGAAGGCGTAAAGGGTCTTACCAGCCCCCAATTCAGTCCAGCACTAAGACCAAGGAGCAACATCATTATGTGGATATGCAATGGGCCCTGTTTTTCTATGAGTGTGGCATACCATTCAATGCAGCAGCATCAAGACAATTTCAGGTGGCAGTTGAGGCAACAGCACAGTTTGGTTCAGGGTACAAGCCTCCTTCTCCATATCAGTTTGGGGAACCGTTGCTTAAAGATGCAGTGAAGTTGACAAGTACCATGAGGGAGGACCATGAGAGAGCATGGAAGCATTTTGGCTGCACTCTCATGTCAGATGGATGGACTGATAGGAGGGGACGACATTTGATTAACTTCCTTGTCAATAGCCCAGAGGGGACTTTCTTCTTAGAGTCTGTCGATGCATCAAGCGAGGCCCACGATGCATATATGCTTGCTGATTTGTTGGAGAAAAGAATTGAGGAGATTGGAAAGGAAAAGGTCGTTCAAGTTATCACTGATAATGGAGCTAACTACAAGGCAGCGGGTAAGCATCTAATGGAGAGAATTCCTTCACTGTTTTGGAGCCCATGTGCTGCACATTGTCTGGATCTTATGCTAGAAGATATAGGAGGGTTGAAGGAATTTAAGAAGCCCATAGCACGTGCAAGGCGTGTAACAACTTTCATCTATAGACATGGGAGAATCCTTAGTGCAATGAGAGAAAAGACAGGTGGGTCTGATCTTGTGAGACCTGCAGCCACAAGGTTTGCCACAGCTTTCCTCACTTTAAAAAGTTTGCACAAGCATAGAGATTCTTTGAAATCTCTTTTTGTCAGTGAAGCATGGACTGGGAATAAATTGGCAAAAACTAAAGCTGGTGAGGATGTGCATGACATTGTGCTCTCTACTGAGTTTTGGAACAAGGTTGAGGACTGCCTTAGAGCTTCAGCCCCTCTTCTCATTGTTCTTAGGGTGGTTGATGGTGATGAGAAGCCTGCCATGCCAGAGGTTGCAGCATTAATGAATCAAGCAAAAGATAGGATCAAACAAAGCTTTGCTATCCCAACTAAGAAAACATTGCTCAAGAAAATCATAGATATTATTGAGAAGCGTTGGGTGAAGCAAATGGACCATCCTTTGTATGGGGCTGCATTGTATTTGAACCCAGGAAAATTacatcccctcataagagatgatgatgatgccacTGTTGGGCAGCTAAGAGGTTGCTTCCTTGAAGTTCTTGGAAGAATGGTGGAAGATAGAGATACCCAAGACAAGATTGATGCTCAGTCTTTGGACTATGAAGCCCTTAGAGGAGAAGCATTCTCAAATATAAGAGCTAAGCAAAACCTTGAGAAAATGAGTCCTCGTAAGTCATGTTTTTACATGTAATTTCAGCAGCTTGCATAATAGTAAATTTATTGCAGCAAGTCCATTTCATTCATAATTCCTAATATATGATTATATTTGGTCATGTAGTTGATTGGTGGGCCTCATATGGTGGTCGTGCTATTGACCTTCAAAGGTTTGCTAGGCGCATTGTTAGCCTATGTGCTTCATCATCCGGCTGTGAGAGAAACTGGAGCACGTTCGAGTTTGTGAGTACCATTTCCCCTGCTCAGTTTTTGTTTAGTTTCAGCATGTTAACCATTCTCTTTATGTCTTCCCCCCTTTTCAGATCCACACCAAAAAAAGAAATAGGTTACTGCATAAGAGGTTGAATGATATTGTCTACATTTCCTACAATCGAAAGATGAAGACTAGGTTTCAAATAAGgcgggagaagaaagggaaaagCTTTGACCCTTTAGTCATTGAAGAGTTCGATTGGGATAATGAGTGGGCTGACTCGTCATATGTACACCCTCAAGGTGCACGTGGGTGTGATGAAAATGACCTCACATGGGCTGCTGTTGATGAAGCTCTTGGTGCATCAAACTCACTTCGAGGACGCAATCTCCCAAGGAATG
The nucleotide sequence above comes from Panicum virgatum strain AP13 chromosome 3K, P.virgatum_v5, whole genome shotgun sequence. Encoded proteins:
- the LOC120696681 gene encoding uncharacterized protein LOC120696681 encodes the protein MATPAASVNPAYDPKTDPARKPKRSKDPGWKYGYWADLGNRDEVTCTLCGTMVHGGIKRLKQHLAGGFGDSKICSETTTEIRVEMTNYLEKHKRQRPMYLDDEEEQVEENGEADVVVVEASAPVNEVESQASKVMPSSGTAAKKRRAAYSFKAVAVSKGKEKPKGNKTILEMLRKSPEEIVDGRRKGSYQPPIQSSTKTKEQHHYVDMQWALFFYECGIPFNAAASRQFQVAVEATAQFGSGYKPPSPYQFGEPLLKDAVKLTSTMREDHERAWKHFGCTLMSDGWTDRRGRHLINFLVNSPEGTFFLESVDASSEAHDAYMLADLLEKRIEEIGKEKVVQVITDNGANYKAAGKHLMERIPSLFWSPCAAHCLDLMLEDIGGLKEFKKPIARARRVTTFIYRHGRILSAMREKTGGSDLVRPAATRFATAFLTLKSLHKHRDSLKSLFVSEAWTGNKLAKTKAGEDVHDIVLSTEFWNKVEDCLRASAPLLIVLRVVDGDEKPAMPEVAALMNQAKDRIKQSFAIPTKKTLLKKIIDIIEKRWVKQMDHPLYGAALYLNPGKLHPLIRDDDDATVGQLRGCFLEVLGRMVEDRDTQDKIDAQSLDYEALRGEAFSNIRAKQNLEKMSPLDWWASYGGRAIDLQRFARRIVSLCASSSGCERNWSTFEFIHTKKRNRLLHKRLNDIVYISYNRKMKTRFQIRREKKGKSFDPLVIEEFDWDNEWADSSYVHPQGARGCDENDLTWAAVDEALGASNSLRGRNLPRNASRCATNSNPRLDEDESGLGNEEEEDEDPHDDAYVTDSEDAPPDGGESMEGLQAANNHDEFDDGY